DNA sequence from the bacterium genome:
CGACAGCGACTACTATGGGCAGCACCCGCAGTACCACGCTTTCCTGCACCCCGAGATGCCGGACTACTGGACCATTATCGCGGCCCGCGACCGCATGCTGGCCGCGCACCCGCGCCTGCGCGTGGTAGGCTGCCACCTGGCCAGCCTGGAGTTCGACGTGGACGAGGTGGCGGCGCGCCTGGAGCGCTACCCCAACCTGGCCGTGGACCTGGCCGAGCGGGTCTACTATCTGCAACTCCAGGACCGGAAAAAAGTGCGCGACTTTGTCCTCAAGTACCAGGACCGTATCCTCTACGGCACCGACCTGGTGGTGGACAGCGCCGGCGACCCCACCCGCCCGCTCGCGGCCTCGCTAGCCCGCACCGACTCGGTTTACGCTCAGGACATCCGCTATTTCGCCACGGACGGGCTCCTGACCGACTGGAAAGTGCCGGGACAGTTCCAGGGCCTGGCCCTGCCCGATTCGGTGCTGAAGAAGTTATTCTGCGACAACGCGAAGACTTGGTTTCCCGGGATCTGAAATTGAAGCTGTGATAGGCCCTTATGGGCATTGAAGTTAAACGGAGACGGAGGTATGAGATGGCGAGCGGAAAGGTGAGTGAGAGAGGCCTGGCGGCTGTGGTGTTCCTGGGGGCGGCGCTGCTTGTCCTGTCGCTGCTGGGTCTCGGCTGCTCGGGCGGCGCCCAGCCGCAGCCCGCGGCCGCGGAGCAGGGGATGAGCGCGGAGGAGTTGGCGGCCATGCCCAAGATCGACGCGCACGCGCATTACATGGGTGTGCTGGATGAAGAGCTGCCGCCGCTGTTCGAGTGCCTGGACGGCTACCATATGAAATGGCTCACTATCTGCACCGTGGGCCTGACCGACTCGGCCAAGGTGGCCGCCAAGATCGCCCTGGCCGCGCGCCTTCACGAGCAGTACCCCGAGCGGGTGGCCTGGGCCACCACGTTCCCGCTCTACAACTGGAACAATCCTGACTGGAAAGAGAAAGCCCTGGCCACGATCCAGGACGGCTTCGAGAAAGGCGCGGTGGCGGTCAAGGTCTGGAAAGAGATCGGCATGGTGCTCAAGGACCCGGACAGCAGCTACGTGATGATCAACGACCCGCGTTTCGACCCGATCTTCGACTACATCGCCAGCCAGAACCGCACCCTGGTGGCCCATATCGGCGAGCCGCGCAACTGCTGGCTGCCGCTCGACTCCATGACCGTGAACAACGACCGCAAGTATTTCGCCGAGTTCCCCCAGTACCACGCCTACCTGCACCCCGAGATTCCGCATTACTGGAAGCATGTCGCAGCGCGCGACAGCGTTCTGGCCCATCACCCGAACCTGCGCGTGGTGGGCTGCCACCTGGGCAGCGTGGAGTGGGACGTGGACGAGCTGGCCAAGCGCTTCGACCTCTACCCCAATTTCGCCGTGGACATGGCCGCGCGGGTCTGCCACCTCCAGGTGCAGGACCGCGAGAAAGTGCGCGCTTTCCTGATCAAGTACCAGGACCGCGTGCTCTACGGCACCGACCTGGGCGCCGGCCGCGAATACATGCAGACCTCCATCGACAGCACCGTGGTCAAGATCAAGACGACTTACGACAAGGACTTCAAGTATTTCGCCACGGACCAGGAGATGGAAGTCTGGGAGGTCAACGGCAAGTTCCGCGGCCTGGCCCTTCCGGCCGAGGTGCTGCGCAAGATTTTCCACGACAACGCCGTGAAATGGTATCCGGGCATCTGACCCGGCCGGCCTGAGCGGAGAGGTTCACTCTCAACAGGAGAAGTCAGGATGCGCTCACAGTTCGGATTGTCCCTTGCGTTGCGGCTCACCTCGCTGCTCGTTGCGGCCGCGCTCTGCGGCTGCACGGCGCAGGCGGAGCAATCCGCCGCCGCGCCCCAGGCCGCGGCCGACCTAACCACCTGCGGCTGGCAGGTGATCGGCCCCGGCGGCGGCGGCGGTATTTTCAAGCCCACGGTCAGCCCGCACGACCCCAATCTAATGCTGGCCCACTGCGACATGACCGGCGCTTATATCAGCTACGACGGTGGGGACAACTGGCGCATGTTCTACACTTGCAACGTCCCCGAGGCCTTCGAGTTCGACCCGGTGGACCCGAACGTGATCTACGTGGCCGCGCGCGGGTTCCTCTGGAGCGAGGACCGCGGCAGCGGAGTGGGTTTCCTGCTGCGCTCGGCGGACAAGGGCCGCTCCTGGCGCATTGTCTACCCCGACATGTCGAAGGCCGACACCACTCTCAGCCTGCCGCAGAGCCGCCAGGTGCTTCCCTCCCAGGTAGTCCAGGGCACTGCGGACGCCACGATCCAGAAAGTGGAGGTCGATCCCTCCAACAACCAGCGGATATTCCTGGGCATGGCCCCGCTCGAGACCTACATGAGCCGCGGCAGTGAGGCCCCGCTGCGCCAGGCCATGCTGATGGTTTCGGACGATGCGGGCGGGTCCTGGCGCACCGCGGCCGAGTTGCCGGGCCGGAGCGTGCTGGGGCTGTACCCGGGCGCGCCGGACGGCAAGCCGGATGAGGTCCTGGTGATCACCGAAAAGTCGGGCGCCCTGGTGGATGTGGTCAAGGGCGCCGTGACCCCGCTGCCCCTGCCGGCCGAGTTCGCGGTCTGCACCGCCGGCGGCGTGGGCAAGGACGGCAGCGTGGTCTATGTGGTGGGCTACGGGCGCAAGGATGGCAAGGTCGCGGGCAGCGTGTATCTCAGCCGCGACCGTGGAAAGAGCTGGCAGGAGGCAGGCAGCGGCCTGCGCTACGAGGTGCCCGAGAACGGCGTGCCCGAGCTGCGCGGCCTGGCGGTCTGCGAAACCCGTCCCGAGGTGGCCTACATCTCCAGCGCCAACGCGCGCGAGGCCCGCGACAAGGCGGGTGCATGGCAGTACGGCATCTTCAAGACCTCCGACAGCGGCGGCGCCTGGCAGCCGGTCTGGCTGTCCGACGACAAGGGCTACCTGACCAGGAACCACGAGGGCTCCTGGCTCGACAAGCAGTGGGGGCCCGGCTGGGGCGGCAACCCGATCGACATCGGAGTCGACCCGCACAACCCCGACCTGGTGTTCGGCTCGGACGCCGGGCGCGCCTACCGCTCGCGCGACGGCGGCAAAACCTGGAAGGAAATCGACAGCCACAACAACCCGGACGGCTCGTACTCCACCAGCGGCCTGAATGTCACCACCTGCTACGGCGTGATTTTCGATCCGTTCGACGCGAACCATTTCTTCATCACCTACACCGACATCGGCCTGTTCCACACCCTGGACTACGGCAAGACCTGGCTGCACTCGGTGAAAGGGACGCCTTTCCCCTGGACCAACACCTGCTACTGGCTGACTTTCGACCCCAAGGTTCAGGGCCGCGCCTGGGCGGTCTGGGCCAACGCGCACGACCTTCCCCGCGACAAGATGTTCGGCCGGGACGGGCGGTTCGACCGCAACCAGGGCGGAGTGACAGTGACCGCGGACGGCGGCCGCTCCTGGAGCGTGGCCGGAACCGGGATGCCGGACAACGCGGTCTCCACTTGCGTGCTGGTCGATCCGGACAGCCCGGTGGACAGCCGTCACCTCTATGTCACCGTGTTCGACAAGGGCGTGTACCGCTCGATCGACGGCGGGGCGAGCTGGAGCCTGGCCAACAACGGCCTGGGCGGCAACCTCTACGCCTGGCGTATCACCCGCACCTCCGGCGGGCGGCTGCTGCTGCTCATGACCCGCGGACGGCGCGGGCCGGAAACCGTGCCCGGCGCGCTGTATTCCAGCACGGACGGCGGCGGCTCCTGGCAGAGTGTGGCCCTGCCCGAAGGGGTGGTCGCACCGCACGACATCCAGGTAGACCCGACGGACGACAAACGCCTCTACCTGGCCTGCTGGACCCGTCAGGGCGACAACGGCGTGGACACCGGCGGCGGCGTGTTCCGCAGCGAGGACGGCGGAGCGAGCTGGAAACGGGTGTTCGACGAGCGGGTGCGGGTGAACTCCCTGGCTGTGAGCCCGGCCAGCCCGCAAACCATTTTCATCAACACTTTCCAGAACGCGGCCTGGCGCAGCGATGACCGGGGCGAGAGCTGGAAGCGCCTGGAGGGCTACCGTTTCAAGTGGGGCCAGCGGCCCAACATCGACCCCCGTCGGCCGGACCTGATCTACCTGACCACCTACGGCGGCAGCGTGTTTGTCGGACCGTCCACGGGTGTGCCCGGCGCGGTGGAGGACATTGTCAACATGCCATCCGCCTGGTGGTGAGAATGAAGGATAAGGGGATGACACGCACAGAGCCGAAGCAGAACAGCGGTCCGGGGCAGGGGCTGAGACGCTGGCTGGCCGTGGGTCTGGTCGCACTGGGCCTTGCGTCCGGCGCCGGTTGCTCCGGGGCCGGGGGGGATGCAGCGAAAGAGAGCGCCTCCCCCGCGGGCTGGAAAGTGATCGGCCCGGGCGGCGGAGGCGGGCTGTTCGACCCGACTGTCGACCCGTCCGCCCCCAGCCACGTGCTGATGCGCTGCGATATGACCGCCGGTTATTACACGCGGGATGACGGCCGCAGCTGGGGCCTGTTCAACCTCTGGACCGTGGTGACCGATTTCGAGTTCGCCCCGGCAAGCAGCGGGACAGTCTATGCCTCCACCCGAGGCTACCTTCACGACGAGGACCGCGGCTCAGGATTGAGCCTTCTCTGCCGGAGCCGGGACGGCGGCGCGCACTGGGAGATTGTCTACCCCGACCCGCTGAAATTCAAGCCGCTGGAGAAGCTGCAGAGCCTGTCGCTGCTGCCCTCGCAGATGTCGCCCGGGCTGCCGGACCGCTCGATCGACAAGGTGCGGGTGGATCCGGCGGACTCGAACCGGATTTACCTCGGGATGTCACCCCTGACACCCTACATCCCGCTGCGCGGGGAGAAGCCCGAGGGCGAGGCTATCCTGATGGCCAGCTCCGACTGTGGGGTTTCCTGGCGGCAGATGGCGGCGCTACCGGGCAGCAAGGTTCTGGCGCTGGTCGCTCTGTCCGGGGCTGGGCAGCCCGGCGCTCTGATCGCGATCACCGACTCGACCTGTGTCGAGGTGAAAGCGGACGGAGAGACAGTGATTCACCCGCTGCCGGCCGGGAGGGCGCAGTCCGCGGAGGGCGGCGTGGGGACTGACCGTGCGGCGGTCCTGTACGTGCTGACACGCACCCGGTACGAGGGTGACCGCCTGGAGGGCGGACTGTTCCGCAGCCGCGACCTGGGAGCCACCTGGGAGCCGGTCAACGGCGGTATCCTGAAGACTGTCCGGAACGAGCGGGTCAAGAGCTTTGCCAGTTTCGCGGTCTGCGAGGGCGCGCCGGAGCATCTCTACCTGTCCGGGTATTCGGAGGCCGAGGACAGCGTGAGCCGCGCGGCCGGGGAGCATGAGTTCATCCTGCGCAGCCGGGACTCGGGAGACTCCTGGAATACGGTCTACCTCGCCGATTCGCGGGCAGTGCTCTCGGGCAATTACGAGGGCTCCTGGCTGGGCCGTGACTACGGCCCCGGCTGGGGCGGCGTGCCGATCAGCATGGGGGTTTCACCCACCGATCCGGAGGTCTGCTACGGCACCGATTACGGCCGCGCCTACCGCACCCTGGATGGTGGCACGAGCTGGCGGCAGGTCTATTCGGTCAACCACCCCGACAGTTCCTGCACCGGCACCGGCCTGGATGTGATCTGCTGTTACGGCCTGCATTTCGACCCCTTCGACCCGAAACATCTGGCGATCTCGTATATCGATGTCGGCCTGTTCCAGAGCTACGACGGGGGCGAGAGCTGGTTCCACAACATCGAGGGTATCCCCGGGGACTGGGTCAATACCTGCTACTGGGCGGAGTTCGACCCCACAGTGAAAGGCCGGATGTGGTCGGTCTGGGCCAACGTGCACTCGCTGCCGCGGCGCTCGCAGTTCGCGCCCGGACGGTTCCAGAAAGGCCTGGGCGGGGTGGTGCTCTCCGAGGACAGTGGCCGCACCTGGCGCAAGAGCTGTAATGGCCTGCCTGAGCATTCGGTGGTCACCCATATCCTGGTTGACCCGGCCAGCCCGCCCCAGAGCCGCACCCTGTATGCCTGCGTGTTCGACCAGGGGGTGTACAAGTCCACGGACGGTGGGGCAAGCTGGAACCTTTGCGCCACGGGCCTGGGCGAGCACCCCTACGCCTGGGAGACCCGTCTGGCCGGCGGACGCCTCTATTGTCTGTGCGTGCGCGGCTGGCCGGACAACGACACGGTGGTGGACGGCGGCCTGTACGTGAGCGAGGATGCCGCTGCCTCCTGGCAGAGGATGGAGCTTCCCGCCGGGGTCAACGCCCCCAGCGACCTGCTGATCGACCCGGCTGACCCCAACCGCATGTACCTGAGCTGCTGGCCGCGGACAGCGGACGGAAAGGATATCTGCGGCGGGCTTTACCGTAGCGATGACGGCGGGAAAACCTGGAAACAGACTTTCGACGAGAGCTGCCGGGTCTACGCCGCGGCCCTGGACATACAGGATCCGTCCACGGTCTATATCAACACTTTCCAGAACGCGGCCTACCGTAGCGTCGACCGGGGTGAAACCTGGAAGCGCCTGGAGGGCTACCGGTTCAAGTGGGGGCACCGTCCCGTGCCCGACCCGCACCACCCCGGCATGCTCTACCTGACCACCTATGGCGGCAGCGTGTTCTACGGGCCGGCCGCGGGCGTGCCCGGCGACGGGGATGACCTGGCCGATATGCCCCGGGCCTGGTGGTGAGATACGCGCTGCGTGCAATGAGGAGGCTTGCGATGGGAAAACACCTGGGGCTTGCTCTGTGCACCGTGGTTTGCCTGTGCACCGCCGCGCTGGCCCAGACTTACAGCACCCGTTTCGAGGGCGCGGAGAACCCGCTCTCCGAGGGCGGGCGCTGGCGGAACGCAGGCCTCGACTGGGCCACGTTCCGCAAGGAGGGTGGCCTCGCGTTCGGTACACAGAGCGGCGAGGAGGTGGGCGCGGCGCGGTACAATGATTCGTATGCGATCTTATCCGGGTTCCCGCCGGACCAGGAGGCCTGGGGCGAGGTCCGTATCGCCCGGCCCGACTCCACCTTCAGCCAGGAGCTGGAGATCCTTCTGCGCTGGAGCAGCTCGCCCCACCGCACCACCGGGTACGAGTGTTTCGCCCGCTGCCTGAGCGGGGCCGGCTCCTATGTGCAGATAGTCCGCTGGGAGGGCCCCTTGGGCAAGTACACCTACCTGGCCGACAAGCACGGGCCAGAATACGGGCTGAAAGACGGCGATATACTGAAAGCCAGGGTGGTCGGCAACGTGATTACGGTCTATGTCAACGGTGTGGAGAAAGCCCGGGCCGTGGATGACACCTTCAAGACGGGTGACCCCGGCATCGGGCATTTCCTGGGCGGTAAAAATGGTCACGGAAAAGGCACGAACGCCGATTTCGGCTTTGCTGGATTCACGGCGCGAAGCATTGAATGAAAAAATTGCATGCATGAGGATTGGATTGCCGATGAGAACAGCCATTATTACGTTACTGGCCGCGGCGGTTGGCTGCGCGGGCCTGCGGGCCGAGACGCCCGCCGCGCTTAGCACGGCCCTCGGCTCGCCCCAGGCCGCGGTGCGCCTTCAGGCCGTGCGCGACCTGGCGCTTGATTACCCGCAGGAGTCGCTGCCGCTGATGCGGCAGGCAGCCGCCGCGGACACCGACCCCCTGGTGCGCGAGCGCGCGGTGCAGGCGCTGGCGCTCTCCGG
Encoded proteins:
- a CDS encoding amidohydrolase, with product MASGKVSERGLAAVVFLGAALLVLSLLGLGCSGGAQPQPAAAEQGMSAEELAAMPKIDAHAHYMGVLDEELPPLFECLDGYHMKWLTICTVGLTDSAKVAAKIALAARLHEQYPERVAWATTFPLYNWNNPDWKEKALATIQDGFEKGAVAVKVWKEIGMVLKDPDSSYVMINDPRFDPIFDYIASQNRTLVAHIGEPRNCWLPLDSMTVNNDRKYFAEFPQYHAYLHPEIPHYWKHVAARDSVLAHHPNLRVVGCHLGSVEWDVDELAKRFDLYPNFAVDMAARVCHLQVQDREKVRAFLIKYQDRVLYGTDLGAGREYMQTSIDSTVVKIKTTYDKDFKYFATDQEMEVWEVNGKFRGLALPAEVLRKIFHDNAVKWYPGI